A window of Etheostoma spectabile isolate EspeVRDwgs_2016 chromosome 18, UIUC_Espe_1.0, whole genome shotgun sequence contains these coding sequences:
- the frk gene encoding tyrosine-protein kinase SRK2: MEVQERFSSCWQSFLACFKKPNQPNEETTRGDKTDIVFVNPVSHDKTSNPDFNSKRPLPAVPPAEKAAAAASGLVYIALYDYSARTEQDLSFNTGDTLEALDKSPGDWWFAKALTGVSATKQGYIPANYVAPVESIDAEPWYFPDTKRLDAEKLLLAGGNQQGAFLIRNCESQTGERSLSVLDNGKVKHYKLKKLENGHYYVSRVKSFQTLKELVEHYSKVADGLCVRLGEPCKKMGAPQTHGLSYNTVDQWEIDRNSIKLLRKLGAGQFGEVFEGLWNDTTAVAVKTLKPGTMDTEDFLREAQIMKRLRHAKLIQLYAVCTMEEPIYIITELMKNGSLLEYLQKDKGATLRISDQIEMAAQVASGMAFLELQNYIHRDLAARNVLVGENNVCKVADFGLARVFMKENENVYEAREGTKFPVKWTALEAIHENKFTIKSDIWSFGILLYEIMTFGQMPYPAMTNYQVVQKLPQGYRMPCPPGCPKVMHDIMMDCWKENEQDRPTFETLQWKLEDYFDLDVTSYDNAGRY; this comes from the exons ATGGAGGTCCAGGAGAGGTTTTCTTCGTGTTGGCAGAGTTTTCTGGCGTGCTTTAAAAAGCCCAACCAGCCCAATGAAGAGACCACGCGCGGGGACAAAACGGACATAGTTTTTGTTAATCCCGTATCTCATGATAAAACCTCGAACCCAGACTTCAATTCAAAGAGACCTTTACCGGCAGTGCCTCCGGCggagaaagcagcagcagcagcctcggGGCTTGTCTACATCGCCCTGTATGACTACTCCGCCCGCACCGAGCAGGACCTGAGCTTTAACACCGGGGACACTTTAGAGGCTCTGGACAAAAGTCCCGGGGACTGGTGGTTTGCGAAAGCCCTGACCGGAGTCTCGGCCACCAAACAGGGATACATCCCGGCCAATTATGTGGCACCTGTGGAGAGTATCGACGCAGAACC ATGGTATTTTCCTGACACCAAGAGGCTGGACGCAGAGAAGCTGCTGTTGGCCGGAGGGAACCAGCAGGGCGCCTTCCTCATCCGAAACTGTGAAAGTCAGACAGGGGAGCGCTCGCTCTCAG TGCTGGACAATGGGAAGGTGAAGCATTACAAGCTGAAAAAACTGGAGAATGGTCATTACTATGTGTCGAGAGTCAAATCCTTTCAAACACTTAAGGAGTTGGTGGAACATTACTCCAAAGTGGCCGATGGCCTCTGTGTGCGTCTGGGGGAACCATGCAAAAAG ATGGGGGCTCCACAGACTCACGGCCTGTCCTACAACACTGTGGACCAATGGGAGATTGACCGCAACTCCATTAAATTGCTGAGGAAACTCGGAGCTGGTCAGTTTGGAGAAGTGTTCGAGGGCCTGTGGAACGACACCACAGCAGTCGCAGTGAAGACCCTCAAACCTG GTACCATGGACACTGAGGACTTTCTGAGGGAGGCTCAGATCATGAAGAGGCTGCGGCACGCCAAGCTGATCCAGCTGTACGCCGTGTGCACCATGGAGGAGCCCATCTACATCATCACAGAGCTGATGAAGAATGGCAGCCTGCTGGAGTACCTACAAA AGGATAAGGGTGCCACGCTGCGGATCTCCGACCAGATCGAGATGGCGGCCCAGGTGGCATCGGGCATGGCTTTCCTGGAGCTGCAGAACTACATCCACAGAGACCTGGCCGCCAGGAACGTCCTGGTGGGAGAGAACAACGTCTGCAAGGTGGCGGACTTCGGCCTCGCCAGGGTCTTCATG AAAGAGAATGAAAATGTGTATGAAGCCAGAGAGGGAACAAAATTCCCTGTGAAGTGGACCGCTCTAGAGGCCATCCACGAAAACAAGTTCACCATCAAATCGGACATTTGGTCTTTTGGAATTTTGCTGTATGAGATCATGACGTTTGGCCAGATGCCTTACCCAG CCATGACGAACTACCAGGTGGTGCAGAAGCTTCCCCAGGGCTACAGGATGCCGTGCCCCCCCGGCTGCCCCAAAGTCATGCACGACATCATGATGGACTGCTGGAAGGAGAACGAGCAGGACCGGCCCACCTTCGAGACCCTGCAGTGGAAGCTGGAGGACTACTTCGACCTGGACGTTACCTCCTACGACAACGCCGGCCGCTACTAG